One region of Streptomyces leeuwenhoekii genomic DNA includes:
- a CDS encoding substrate-binding domain-containing protein, translating into MATDTLKSRPGASGGLRRLLLDNGALTALVVLVIAMSALSGDFLTADNLLNVGVQAAVTAILAFGVTFVIVSAGIDLSVGSVAALSATVLAWSATEAGVPVALAVVLAVVTGVGCGLVNGFLVSYGKLPPFIATLAMLSVGRGLSLVISQGSPIAFPDSVSHLGDTLGGWLPVPVLVMVVMGLITALVLGRTYIGRSMYAIGGNEEAARLSGLRVKRQKLVIYALSGLFAAAAGIVLAARLSSAQPQAAQGYELDAIAAVVIGGASLAGGTGKASGTLIGALILAVLRNGLNLLSVSAFWQQVVIGVVIALAVLLDTVRRKAGATPVAAGTAQGGKGRQAATYVLAAVVAVAVVGATSLLHGQDSTGKERKIGLSLSTLNNPFFVQIRAGAEQEAEKRGVDLTVTDAQNDASQQANQLQNFTSEGLGAIVVNPVDSDAAGPSVRSANKADIPVIAVDRGVGKADTAALVASDNVEGGRLGARALAEKLGGKGTIVILQGQAGTSASRERGAGFAEGLRAYPGIEVVAKQPADFDRTKGLDVMTNLLQAHPDIDGVFAENDEMALGAIKALGTKAGRSVQVVGFDGTPDGLKAVEAGTLYASVAQVPKELGRIAVDNALRAADGKRVEELVKVPVKVVTKENVAGFGG; encoded by the coding sequence GTGGCCACTGACACCCTCAAGAGCAGGCCGGGCGCCTCCGGCGGGCTGCGCCGCCTGCTGCTCGACAACGGCGCGCTGACCGCGCTCGTCGTCCTCGTCATCGCCATGTCGGCGCTGTCCGGTGACTTCCTGACCGCCGACAACCTGCTCAACGTCGGCGTCCAGGCCGCCGTGACCGCGATCCTCGCCTTCGGCGTCACCTTCGTGATCGTCTCCGCGGGGATCGACCTGTCGGTCGGGTCGGTCGCCGCCCTGTCGGCCACCGTGCTGGCGTGGAGCGCCACCGAGGCCGGGGTCCCGGTCGCCCTCGCGGTCGTCCTCGCGGTCGTGACGGGCGTCGGGTGCGGCCTGGTGAACGGTTTCCTCGTCTCCTACGGCAAGCTGCCGCCGTTCATCGCGACGCTGGCCATGCTGTCGGTGGGCCGCGGTCTGTCGCTGGTCATCTCGCAGGGCTCGCCCATCGCGTTCCCCGACTCCGTCTCGCACCTCGGTGACACGCTCGGCGGCTGGCTGCCGGTGCCGGTGCTGGTGATGGTCGTCATGGGGCTGATCACGGCCCTGGTGCTGGGCCGGACGTACATCGGCCGCTCCATGTACGCGATCGGCGGCAACGAGGAGGCGGCCCGGCTGTCCGGGCTGCGGGTAAAGCGGCAGAAGCTCGTCATCTACGCGCTGTCGGGGCTGTTCGCCGCCGCCGCGGGCATCGTGCTCGCCGCCCGGCTGTCCTCCGCGCAGCCGCAGGCCGCGCAGGGCTACGAGCTGGACGCGATCGCCGCGGTCGTCATCGGCGGCGCCTCGCTGGCGGGCGGCACCGGCAAGGCGTCGGGCACGCTGATCGGCGCGCTGATCCTGGCGGTGCTGCGCAACGGCCTCAACCTGCTGTCCGTCTCCGCGTTCTGGCAGCAGGTCGTCATCGGTGTGGTGATCGCGCTGGCGGTGCTGCTGGACACCGTGCGCCGCAAGGCCGGGGCGACGCCGGTCGCGGCCGGCACCGCGCAGGGCGGCAAGGGCAGGCAGGCGGCGACGTACGTCCTGGCGGCCGTCGTCGCGGTCGCGGTCGTCGGCGCCACGTCCCTGCTGCACGGCCAGGACTCCACGGGCAAGGAGCGCAAGATCGGCCTGTCGCTGTCCACGCTGAACAACCCGTTCTTCGTGCAGATCCGGGCCGGTGCCGAGCAGGAGGCCGAGAAGCGGGGCGTCGACCTGACCGTCACCGACGCGCAGAACGACGCCTCGCAGCAGGCCAACCAGCTCCAGAACTTCACCAGCGAGGGCCTCGGCGCGATCGTCGTCAACCCGGTGGACTCCGACGCCGCCGGTCCCTCGGTGCGGTCGGCCAACAAGGCGGACATCCCCGTCATCGCCGTGGACCGCGGCGTCGGCAAGGCGGACACCGCCGCGCTGGTCGCCTCCGACAACGTCGAGGGCGGGCGACTGGGCGCCAGGGCGCTGGCCGAGAAGCTCGGCGGCAAGGGCACCATCGTGATCCTCCAGGGCCAGGCCGGCACCTCCGCCAGCCGCGAGCGCGGCGCCGGGTTCGCCGAGGGCCTCAGGGCCTACCCGGGCATCGAGGTCGTCGCCAAGCAGCCCGCCGACTTCGACCGCACCAAGGGGCTGGACGTGATGACGAACCTGCTCCAGGCCCACCCGGACATCGACGGCGTCTTCGCCGAGAACGACGAGATGGCCCTCGGCGCGATCAAGGCGCTCGGCACCAAGGCCGGCCGGTCGGTCCAGGTCGTCGGTTTCGACGGCACCCCGGACGGGCTGAAGGCGGTCGAGGCGGGCACGCTCTACGCCTCCGTGGCGCAGGTGCCGAAGGAGCTGGGCAGGATCGCCGTGGACAACGCGCTGCGCGCCGCCGACGGCAAGCGGGTCGAGGAGCTGGTGAAGGTGCCGGTGAAGGTGGTCACCAAGGAGAACGTGGCCGGATTCGGCGGCTGA
- a CDS encoding sugar ABC transporter ATP-binding protein → MSNADELLRIEGIRKTFPGVVALDGVDFDLRRGEVHVLLGENGAGKSTLIKMLSGAYTPDAGRILAGGQEVRINGAQDSERLGIATIYQEFNLVPDLTVAENIFLGRQPRRFGMIDRKRMEADAAVLLERVGVHVSPRARVRELGIARLQMVEIAKALSLDARVLIMDEPTAVLTSEEVERLFAIVRRLRADGVGIVFITHHLEEIAALGDRVTVIRDGRSVGQVPASTPADELVRLMVGRSIEQQYPRERPETGTALLKVEGLTRDGVFHDVSFEVRAGEVVGIAGLVGAGRTEVVRAVFGADPYDAGSVRVGDVPLRRHDVNAAMAAGIGLVPEDRKGQGLVLDASVEENLGLVTLRSATRAGLVDLKRQHEAAARVAGQLGVRMAGLGQHVRTLSGGNQQKVVIGKWLLADTRVLILDEPTRGIDVGAKVEIYQLINELTAQGAAVLMISSDLPEVLGMSDRVLVMAQGRIAGELTAAEATQDAVMALALTTPTSSTDHSNGTEAPGGH, encoded by the coding sequence GTGAGCAACGCGGACGAGTTGCTGCGCATCGAGGGCATCCGCAAGACCTTCCCCGGCGTGGTCGCGCTCGACGGCGTCGACTTCGATCTGCGCCGCGGCGAGGTGCATGTGCTGCTCGGCGAGAACGGCGCGGGCAAGAGCACGCTCATCAAGATGCTCTCCGGCGCCTACACCCCCGACGCCGGCCGGATCCTCGCGGGCGGCCAGGAGGTGCGCATCAACGGGGCGCAGGACTCCGAGCGCCTCGGGATCGCCACCATCTACCAGGAGTTCAACCTCGTCCCCGATCTCACGGTCGCCGAGAACATCTTCCTGGGACGGCAGCCGCGCCGCTTCGGGATGATCGACCGCAAGCGGATGGAGGCCGACGCCGCCGTACTACTGGAGCGGGTCGGCGTGCACGTGTCCCCCCGCGCGCGGGTCCGCGAACTCGGCATCGCCCGGCTCCAGATGGTCGAAATCGCCAAGGCGCTCAGCCTGGACGCGCGCGTGCTGATCATGGACGAGCCGACCGCCGTGCTCACCTCCGAGGAGGTGGAGAGGCTGTTCGCCATCGTGCGGCGGCTGCGCGCGGACGGCGTCGGGATCGTCTTCATCACCCATCACCTGGAGGAGATCGCCGCGCTCGGCGACCGCGTCACCGTCATCCGGGACGGCAGGAGCGTCGGGCAGGTCCCGGCCTCCACGCCCGCGGACGAGCTGGTACGGCTCATGGTGGGGCGGTCGATCGAGCAGCAGTACCCGCGTGAGCGGCCCGAGACCGGCACGGCGCTGCTGAAGGTCGAGGGGCTGACCCGCGACGGCGTCTTCCACGACGTGAGCTTCGAGGTGCGCGCCGGTGAGGTCGTCGGCATCGCGGGGCTGGTCGGGGCCGGCCGTACGGAGGTGGTGCGGGCCGTGTTCGGCGCCGACCCCTACGACGCGGGCAGCGTCCGGGTCGGGGACGTGCCGCTGCGGCGGCACGACGTGAACGCCGCCATGGCGGCCGGGATCGGGCTCGTACCGGAGGACCGCAAGGGGCAGGGCCTGGTGCTGGACGCCTCCGTCGAGGAGAACCTCGGGCTGGTGACGCTGAGGTCGGCCACCCGCGCGGGGCTCGTCGACCTCAAGCGGCAGCACGAGGCCGCGGCCCGGGTCGCCGGGCAGCTCGGCGTGCGGATGGCTGGCCTCGGACAGCACGTGCGCACGCTCTCCGGCGGCAACCAGCAGAAGGTCGTCATCGGCAAGTGGCTGCTGGCCGACACCAGGGTGCTGATCCTCGACGAGCCGACGCGCGGCATCGACGTCGGCGCCAAGGTCGAGATCTACCAGCTCATCAACGAGCTGACCGCGCAGGGCGCCGCCGTCCTGATGATCTCCAGCGACCTGCCCGAGGTGCTCGGCATGAGCGACCGGGTGCTGGTCATGGCGCAGGGCCGGATCGCCGGTGAACTCACCGCCGCGGAGGCCACCCAGGACGCCGTGATGGCGCTCGCCCTCACCACCCCCACCAGCAGCACGGACCACAGCAACGGAACGGAGGCCCCCGGTGGCCACTGA
- a CDS encoding LacI family DNA-binding transcriptional regulator has translation MASIKDVAAAAGVSVATVSRALNGHPSVSAAARARVLAAVEELGYRPNAVARSLRTDTTRTLGLVISDVLNPYFTELARSVEEEARALGYSVIIGNADERPDLQDHHVTTLLDRRIDGLLVSPTDGGSPRMLEAARAGTPMVFVDRWIPGVDVPVVRSDGRAAVRDLVAHLHGLGHRRLAIIAGPAATTTGRERVDAFREALGAFGLELPAAYIGQGDFQAASGRRVTEGFLDLPEPPEVVFAADNLMALGALDAVRARGLRVPEDIALAAFDDIPWFVHTDPPVTAVAQPTGELGRAAVRALVDRIEDRTAQSVTLPARLVVRRSCGEPDTPQSPSPVRRSTT, from the coding sequence ATGGCGAGTATCAAGGACGTCGCCGCCGCGGCGGGGGTCTCCGTCGCGACGGTGTCGCGGGCCCTGAACGGTCATCCGTCGGTCAGTGCCGCCGCGCGGGCGCGGGTGCTGGCCGCCGTCGAGGAGCTGGGGTACCGGCCGAACGCCGTCGCCCGGTCGCTGCGCACCGACACCACCCGCACCCTCGGGCTGGTCATCAGCGACGTGCTGAACCCCTACTTCACCGAGCTGGCCCGGTCGGTGGAGGAGGAGGCCCGCGCGCTCGGCTACAGCGTCATCATCGGCAACGCCGACGAGCGGCCAGACCTCCAGGACCACCACGTCACGACACTGCTGGACCGGCGGATCGACGGGCTGCTGGTCTCCCCCACCGACGGCGGCTCGCCGCGGATGCTGGAGGCCGCGCGGGCCGGGACGCCGATGGTGTTCGTGGACCGCTGGATCCCGGGCGTCGACGTGCCCGTGGTGCGGTCGGACGGGCGGGCGGCCGTGCGGGACCTCGTGGCGCATCTGCACGGGCTCGGGCACCGGCGGCTGGCGATCATCGCCGGGCCGGCGGCGACCACGACCGGGCGGGAGCGCGTGGACGCCTTCCGCGAGGCGCTCGGCGCGTTCGGGCTGGAGCTGCCCGCCGCCTACATCGGGCAGGGCGACTTCCAGGCGGCCAGCGGGCGCCGGGTCACCGAGGGCTTCCTCGACCTGCCCGAGCCGCCCGAGGTCGTCTTCGCCGCCGACAACCTGATGGCGCTCGGCGCCCTGGACGCCGTACGCGCGCGAGGGCTGCGTGTCCCCGAGGACATCGCCCTGGCCGCGTTCGACGACATCCCCTGGTTCGTGCACACCGATCCGCCCGTCACCGCCGTCGCCCAGCCCACGGGCGAGCTGGGACGTGCCGCCGTGCGCGCCCTGGTCGACCGGATCGAGGACCGGACGGCCCAGTCCGTCACGCTGCCCGCCCGGCTCGTCGTCCGCCGCTCGTGCGGCGAGCCGGACACCCCGCAGTCCCCCTCCCCCGTACGAAGGAGTACGACGTGA
- a CDS encoding VOC family protein translates to MSDFYDAFEISPVPVPGPDAVPPEPFRGIYGMPAFVTIPTTDLAVSVDFWTRGLGFIELFGIPGRLVHLRRWAFQDVLLVPAAGVPDRPPAMSVTFACVLGQVDALVESCRALRPDSVDGPRDTPWNTRDVTVTTPENARIVFTAAKPFDPSSQEARDLAAVGITPPGAARGDNEAHA, encoded by the coding sequence ATGAGCGACTTCTACGACGCGTTCGAGATCAGCCCCGTGCCCGTCCCCGGTCCGGACGCGGTGCCGCCGGAGCCGTTCCGCGGCATCTACGGCATGCCCGCGTTCGTCACCATCCCCACGACCGATCTGGCGGTGTCGGTGGACTTCTGGACCCGCGGGCTCGGGTTCATCGAGCTGTTCGGCATCCCCGGCCGGCTGGTGCACCTGCGCCGGTGGGCGTTCCAGGACGTGCTCCTCGTCCCGGCGGCCGGCGTCCCGGACCGCCCGCCGGCGATGAGCGTCACCTTCGCGTGCGTGCTCGGCCAGGTCGACGCCCTGGTCGAGTCCTGCCGAGCGCTGCGCCCCGACTCGGTCGACGGCCCACGGGACACGCCCTGGAACACCCGCGACGTGACGGTGACGACCCCGGAGAACGCCCGGATCGTCTTCACCGCGGCCAAGCCCTTCGACCCGTCCAGCCAGGAGGCACGCGACCTCGCTGCCGTGGGGATCACCCCTCCGGGCGCCGCCCGCGGCGACAATGAGGCCCATGCCTGA
- a CDS encoding MerR family transcriptional regulator — protein MPDPTDAEGLTVGQVSARLGVTVRALHHWDEIGLARPSLRTPAGYRLYTAGDLERLHRIAVYRELGLGLDRIRAVVDDSATDVPGALRAQRAQVTERIEHLRQLGAGLDRMIDAHERGLLLTAEQQAALFGPRWNPDWPAEARERYGDTTQWRQYAERSAARGPEEWQAVADAMTGLERALGDAMDAGVRPGSPEANDLADLHREVFSSYFPLTRRMQVCLGRMYETDPGFAAHYDGVRPGLAGWFRRIVDAAARAHGIDPETATWE, from the coding sequence ATGCCTGACCCCACCGACGCCGAGGGCCTGACCGTCGGCCAGGTGTCGGCGCGCCTGGGCGTGACCGTCCGTGCGCTGCACCACTGGGACGAGATCGGCCTGGCGCGACCGTCCCTGCGCACGCCCGCCGGATACCGCCTCTACACCGCCGGTGACCTGGAACGCCTGCACCGCATCGCCGTCTACCGCGAGCTCGGCCTCGGCCTGGACCGGATCCGGGCCGTTGTGGACGACTCGGCCACGGACGTGCCGGGCGCGCTGCGCGCGCAGCGCGCCCAGGTCACCGAACGGATCGAGCACCTCCGGCAACTCGGCGCCGGCCTGGACCGGATGATCGACGCCCATGAACGGGGCCTGCTGCTGACCGCCGAGCAGCAGGCCGCGCTCTTCGGGCCCCGGTGGAACCCGGACTGGCCGGCCGAGGCCCGCGAGCGCTACGGCGACACCACGCAATGGCGCCAGTACGCCGAACGCTCGGCCGCGCGCGGCCCGGAGGAATGGCAGGCCGTCGCCGACGCCATGACCGGCCTCGAACGCGCCCTCGGCGACGCGATGGACGCGGGCGTCAGGCCGGGCAGCCCGGAAGCCAACGACCTGGCCGACCTTCACCGCGAGGTGTTCTCCTCATACTTCCCCCTCACCAGGCGGATGCAGGTCTGCCTCGGCCGCATGTACGAGACGGACCCGGGATTCGCCGCCCACTACGACGGCGTGCGCCCCGGCCTCGCGGGGTGGTTCCGCCGGATCGTCGACGCCGCCGCCCGTGCCCACGGCATCGATCCCGAGACGGCGACCTGGGAGTAG
- a CDS encoding SMP-30/gluconolactonase/LRE family protein has translation MPGEHPELYEILDERFRTGRCAAGDSRLEKLYDGCRWAEGPLYVPAGRYVVWSDIPNDRLLRWDETTGAVGVFRSPAGHPNGNTLDTEGRLVTCEQGNRRVTRTEHDGTITVLADRFQGKRLNSPNDAAVKSDGSVWFSDPDFGIVSDYEGHRAESEIGACNVYRIDPRTGEVTLVADGFQGPNGLVFSPDETRLYVSDSRANHIRVFDVRDDGTLGGGEVFVEGQLGKFDNIRFDDTGRLWAAAMHGGVHCYDPDGTLLGRLLVPGTVANIRFGGAKRNRLFIAADTALYSLTMSVTGTPALPSAGRP, from the coding sequence ATGCCCGGCGAGCACCCCGAGTTGTACGAGATCCTCGACGAGCGGTTCCGCACCGGCCGGTGCGCCGCCGGTGACTCCCGGCTGGAGAAGCTCTACGACGGCTGCCGCTGGGCCGAGGGGCCGCTCTACGTCCCGGCCGGGCGGTACGTCGTATGGAGCGACATCCCCAACGACCGCCTCCTGCGCTGGGACGAGACCACCGGCGCGGTCGGCGTCTTCCGCTCGCCCGCCGGTCACCCCAACGGCAACACCCTGGACACCGAGGGGCGTCTGGTCACCTGTGAGCAGGGCAACCGCCGCGTCACCCGCACCGAGCACGACGGCACGATCACCGTGCTCGCCGACCGCTTCCAGGGCAAGCGGCTCAACAGCCCGAACGACGCCGCCGTGAAGTCCGACGGCTCGGTCTGGTTCTCCGACCCCGACTTCGGGATCGTCTCCGACTACGAGGGCCACCGCGCCGAGAGCGAGATCGGTGCCTGCAACGTCTACCGGATCGACCCCCGCACCGGTGAGGTCACGCTGGTCGCCGACGGCTTCCAGGGCCCCAACGGCCTGGTCTTCTCCCCCGACGAGACCCGGCTGTACGTCTCCGACAGCCGCGCCAACCACATCCGCGTCTTCGACGTCCGCGACGACGGCACCCTCGGCGGCGGCGAGGTCTTCGTCGAGGGCCAGCTCGGCAAGTTCGACAACATCCGCTTCGACGACACCGGGCGCCTCTGGGCCGCCGCCATGCACGGCGGCGTGCACTGCTACGACCCCGACGGCACCCTCCTCGGCCGCCTCCTGGTCCCGGGCACCGTCGCCAACATCCGCTTCGGCGGTGCCAAGCGCAACCGCCTGTTCATCGCCGCCGACACCGCCCTGTACTCCCTCACGATGTCCGTCACCGGCACACCCGCCCTGCCGTCCGCCGGCCGTCCGTAG
- a CDS encoding ATP-binding protein encodes MPDNDPREYSLHIPNDLRAVTVSRRTLRLILTMHGLITLVDVAELLATELVSNAVRHTKGPAALRVRWSPPGTLRLGAWDADPEPPEPPVPLERVADTEGGRGLALVRACADVWGWQPLSSGGSRGKYVWCELGTTAGPRPHALA; translated from the coding sequence ATGCCCGACAACGACCCGCGGGAGTACTCCCTCCACATCCCCAACGACCTCCGTGCCGTCACCGTCAGCCGGCGCACCCTCCGTCTGATCCTGACCATGCATGGCCTGATCACCCTCGTCGATGTCGCCGAGCTGCTCGCCACCGAGCTGGTCTCCAACGCCGTACGCCACACGAAGGGCCCCGCCGCGCTGCGGGTGCGCTGGTCGCCGCCGGGCACGCTGCGCCTCGGGGCGTGGGACGCGGACCCCGAGCCGCCGGAGCCGCCCGTGCCGTTGGAGCGGGTCGCCGACACGGAGGGCGGGCGAGGTCTGGCGCTGGTGCGGGCCTGCGCCGACGTGTGGGGGTGGCAGCCACTGAGCAGCGGCGGCAGCCGGGGAAAGTACGTATGGTGCGAACTCGGCACGACCGCCGGCCCTCGCCCTCACGCCCTTGCTTGA
- a CDS encoding helix-turn-helix domain-containing protein yields the protein MALRREPTARQMRLATELRRLREAAGLTARQAAALLGVSPAQITHIESGLAGVSEKRLRRLASHYSCTDEEFIDALVGIAVDRTRGWWEEYRGLLPTSFLDLAELDHHASFRREVAILFVPGLLQTEDYARAVFSSRVPELTDEELETRIRHRLARRVIIEGPSPVPYEVVIHEAALRIRVSDRTASKAQLTRLVSLSEADTITLRVVPFDLDGFARASSSMTYVGGPLPKLDTVVRDAPHGSVFIDSEAQLHAYRTRFRKVEAVSLEPDRSRDFIHTLAKEL from the coding sequence ATAGCGTTGAGGCGTGAACCAACAGCACGACAGATGCGTCTGGCGACTGAGCTGCGCAGACTCCGCGAAGCGGCAGGCCTCACCGCGCGGCAGGCGGCAGCGCTACTGGGCGTGAGCCCCGCTCAGATCACCCACATCGAGTCGGGACTCGCGGGCGTGAGCGAGAAGCGTCTTCGTCGTCTCGCCTCCCATTACTCCTGTACGGACGAGGAGTTCATCGATGCCCTGGTCGGTATCGCCGTCGACCGCACACGCGGGTGGTGGGAGGAGTACCGGGGCCTGCTGCCCACGTCGTTTCTCGATTTGGCCGAGCTGGATCACCATGCGTCGTTCCGGCGCGAGGTGGCCATCCTGTTCGTGCCCGGCCTGCTTCAGACGGAGGACTACGCTCGCGCTGTCTTCTCCTCCAGGGTCCCCGAACTGACGGATGAGGAGCTGGAGACGCGCATCCGCCACCGTTTGGCGCGCCGGGTGATCATCGAGGGACCGTCTCCCGTCCCGTACGAGGTGGTGATCCACGAAGCGGCGTTGCGCATCAGGGTCAGCGACCGCACCGCCTCGAAGGCGCAACTGACCCGCCTGGTGTCGCTTTCCGAGGCGGACACCATCACCTTGCGCGTGGTCCCCTTCGATCTGGACGGCTTCGCCAGGGCCTCGAGTTCGATGACGTACGTGGGCGGGCCGCTGCCCAAGCTGGACACGGTGGTTCGCGACGCGCCGCACGGCTCGGTCTTCATCGACTCCGAGGCTCAGCTCCACGCCTACCGAACGCGCTTCCGTAAGGTGGAGGCCGTATCGCTTGAGCCCGACCGGTCGCGCGACTTCATCCACACGCTGGCGAAGGAGCTGTGA
- a CDS encoding DUF397 domain-containing protein — MTPFGIWRKSSYSGEGDGNDCVEIAHAPAYVAIRDSKDPTHGALTFPFPAFTAFVEALKEPSKESKGR, encoded by the coding sequence ATGACCCCCTTTGGCATCTGGCGGAAGTCGTCGTACTCAGGCGAGGGTGACGGCAACGACTGCGTCGAGATCGCACACGCTCCCGCGTATGTGGCCATACGCGACTCGAAGGACCCGACCCACGGAGCGCTCACCTTCCCGTTCCCCGCCTTCACCGCCTTCGTCGAAGCACTCAAGGAGCCGTCGAAGGAGTCAAAGGGGCGGTGA
- a CDS encoding ATP-dependent RecD-like DNA helicase yields MSNQAGNGPTGAAQGERRLAVLEGVLERITYANEENGYTVARVDTGRGAGDLLTVVGALLGAQVGESLRMEGRWGSHPQYGKQFHVENYTTVLPATVQGIRRYLGSGLVKGIGPVFADRITQHFGLDTLRIIEEEPERLIEVPGLGPKRTKRIADAWEEQKAIKEVMLFLQTVEVSTSIAVRIYKKYGDASISVVKNQPYRLAADVWGIGFLTADKIAQSVGIPHDSPERVKAGLQYALSQSADQGNCYLPEERLIADAVKLLQVDTGLVIECLAELAEPPEDGGDPGVVREKVPGPEGDGGEPVTAVYLVPFHRAELSLAAQLLRLLRTGEDRMPGFREVAWDKALTWLKGRTGADLAPEQEAAVKLALTEKVAVLTGGPGCGKSFTVRSIVELARAKKAKVVLAAPTGRAAKRLSELTGAEASTVHRLLELKPGGDAAYDRDRPLDADLVVVDEASMLDLLLANKLVKAVPPGAHLLFVGDVDQLPSVGAGEVLRDLLADGSPIPAVRLTRVFRQAQQSGVVTNAHRINAGQHPVTDGMKDFFLFVEDDTEEAGRLTVDVAARRIPARFGLDPRRDVQVLAPMHRGPAGAGTLNGLLQQAITPGRPEVPEKRFGGRVFRVGDKVTQIRNNYEKGKNGVFNGTVGVVTSLDPDDQRLTVLTDEDEEVPYEFDELDELAHAYAVTIHRSQGSEYPAVVIPVTTGAWMMLQRNLLYTAVTRAKKLVVLVGSRRAIGQAVRTVSAGRRCTALDFRLVGP; encoded by the coding sequence ATGTCCAACCAGGCGGGAAACGGGCCCACGGGGGCGGCACAGGGTGAACGGCGCCTCGCCGTGCTCGAAGGCGTCCTGGAGCGCATCACCTACGCCAACGAGGAGAACGGCTACACGGTCGCCCGTGTCGACACCGGCAGAGGCGCGGGTGACCTGCTCACGGTGGTCGGTGCGCTGCTCGGGGCCCAGGTCGGGGAGTCCCTGCGCATGGAGGGGCGCTGGGGGTCGCACCCGCAGTACGGCAAGCAGTTCCACGTGGAGAACTACACGACGGTGTTGCCGGCCACCGTCCAGGGCATCCGGCGCTACCTCGGCTCGGGCCTGGTCAAGGGCATCGGCCCGGTCTTCGCCGACCGCATCACCCAGCACTTCGGGCTGGACACGCTGAGGATCATCGAGGAGGAGCCCGAGCGGCTCATCGAGGTGCCCGGGCTCGGACCCAAGCGGACCAAGCGGATCGCCGACGCCTGGGAGGAGCAGAAGGCGATCAAGGAGGTCATGCTCTTCCTCCAGACCGTCGAGGTGTCGACGTCGATCGCCGTGCGGATCTACAAGAAGTACGGCGACGCCTCCATCTCCGTGGTGAAGAACCAGCCGTACCGGCTCGCGGCCGACGTCTGGGGCATCGGCTTCCTCACCGCCGACAAGATCGCCCAGTCCGTCGGAATCCCGCACGACAGCCCCGAACGCGTCAAGGCGGGCCTGCAGTACGCGCTGTCGCAATCGGCCGACCAGGGCAACTGCTATCTGCCCGAGGAGCGGCTGATCGCCGACGCGGTCAAGCTGCTCCAGGTCGACACCGGCCTGGTCATCGAGTGCCTCGCCGAGCTGGCCGAGCCGCCCGAGGACGGCGGCGACCCGGGTGTCGTGCGCGAGAAGGTGCCCGGCCCGGAGGGCGACGGCGGGGAGCCGGTCACGGCCGTCTATCTCGTCCCCTTCCACCGGGCCGAGCTCTCCCTCGCCGCCCAGTTGCTGCGCCTGCTGCGCACCGGCGAGGACCGGATGCCCGGCTTCCGGGAGGTGGCCTGGGACAAGGCGCTGACCTGGCTGAAGGGCCGCACCGGCGCCGACCTGGCCCCCGAGCAGGAGGCCGCCGTCAAGCTGGCGCTCACCGAGAAGGTCGCCGTGCTGACCGGCGGCCCCGGCTGCGGCAAGTCCTTCACGGTCCGCTCGATCGTGGAGCTGGCCCGCGCGAAGAAGGCCAAGGTGGTGCTCGCCGCGCCGACCGGCCGGGCCGCCAAGCGCCTGTCCGAGCTGACCGGAGCCGAGGCGTCCACCGTCCACCGCCTGCTGGAGCTGAAGCCCGGCGGTGACGCCGCCTACGACCGGGACCGCCCGCTCGACGCCGATCTGGTGGTGGTCGACGAGGCGTCCATGCTGGACCTGCTGCTCGCCAACAAGCTGGTCAAGGCGGTCCCGCCCGGCGCCCACCTGCTCTTCGTCGGGGACGTGGACCAGCTCCCCAGCGTCGGCGCCGGGGAGGTGCTGCGCGACCTGCTCGCCGACGGCAGCCCGATCCCGGCCGTGCGGCTGACGCGCGTCTTCCGCCAGGCCCAGCAGTCGGGCGTGGTCACCAACGCCCACCGGATCAACGCCGGGCAGCACCCGGTCACCGACGGCATGAAGGACTTCTTCCTCTTCGTCGAGGACGACACCGAGGAGGCCGGCCGGCTCACGGTCGACGTCGCCGCCCGCCGCATCCCCGCCCGGTTCGGCCTGGACCCGCGCCGGGACGTCCAGGTGCTGGCCCCCATGCACCGGGGCCCGGCCGGGGCGGGCACCCTCAACGGCCTCCTCCAGCAGGCCATCACCCCCGGCCGTCCCGAGGTGCCCGAGAAGCGGTTCGGCGGCCGGGTCTTCAGGGTCGGCGACAAGGTGACCCAGATCCGCAACAATTACGAGAAAGGAAAGAACGGCGTCTTCAACGGCACCGTGGGCGTGGTCACCTCGCTCGACCCGGACGACCAGCGCCTGACGGTGCTGACCGACGAGGACGAGGAGGTGCCGTACGAATTCGACGAACTGGACGAACTGGCCCACGCCTATGCGGTGACCATCCACCGCTCCCAGGGCAGCGAGTACCCGGCCGTCGTGATCCCGGTGACCACGGGCGCCTGGATGATGCTCCAGCGCAATCTGCTCTACACGGCGGTCACCCGCGCCAAGAAGCTGGTGGTCCTCGTCGGGTCGCGCCGGGCGATCGGCCAGGCGGTGCGCACGGTGTCGGCGGGCCGGCGCTGCACGGCGCTCGACTTCCGTCTCGTGGGTCCCTGA